A window of Hordeum vulgare subsp. vulgare chromosome 5H, MorexV3_pseudomolecules_assembly, whole genome shotgun sequence genomic DNA:
GATAACTCTTCCTTGGTCGAACAAATGAATGAATGAGTAGCTGAAAAAACATCTTACAGCATGGACAAAACATAATGAAGAGGGTCTACTTAAAGATGGAACCTCATCGTATGGTCGATTTCGGATGTCGCCGAACAATCAAATTACAACACAAATACTAGGGTCCTTTTGCCATAATTAAGAAAAAGTGGGCAATGTAGCCTACAAATTACCACAATTCCCTGGCCACAAAAAGATCCATCCAGTTTTTCATGTGACTCGGTTGAAGAAGCATTTGGGCAAGCATGCCAATCCTAGCCCTGATATGCCTATTGCAAACGTTGATGGTACTCTCAAAACTTCACGAGCCATGGTCTTACAGGTCCGACGAATACCGTGGCGAAACTTGTCGGCCGTTCAATGCTTGTGTGCAGTGGACCAACCTTTCACCTGAAGAAGCGACTTGGGAAGACGCATACTTCATGTGCACATTCACAACATTTTTTCCGCGAGACAAGCAACCAGTGGCGTGCTTCACCTTCGTCATCATCACCATGAGGACATGTCGAACCTTTGGAGGGGACATTGTCATGTACCTGTAGTATTGGCCTGCATCTTCAGTTCAGGTGTCATTTTCTTTAGATAACGATTCAGTGATCCAACGCCGTGATTCAACTTGGACAAGAGTAACTCCATCAACGGCCAATAGTACTTACCGTTAGTTTATTGTTGTTTACGAGACATCAAGTGTATTATCAAATGACTCCTATGACAAGTTGATGACCAGATGTTTCTATTCTCTTAAGAGAATTGGAATTCATTGGGTTTACCTTTTTTTTCTAGCGCCTCTCATAATATAGATGATTCATTGGGGGCCTCCAAGTGTTACTAGCAAAACATAACCGTTAAATTTATTTTGCATCCATTCATTTAATAAAGATGGTGTGTCCAGTTTAGTTCCGGCAGAATATTGTCAAGCATAACCAGCTGATCATTTGCATCAAGGTCCTTTGCGGTGAAGAACTAATACATGTTCCAAATGACATCAAAGAGGGTGTAGGCCTGGTGGGAGATTTTACCTAGCATCTCCCTCACCAGTCTTACCAAACGTCACCCAAAATTGTTGCAACGACTATTTTAAAAAGCTGCAAACCTAGATGAAAAAGCTTCAATCAGGCATATAAAAAGCTGCAAGCGGTCATTGCCAGAATGCTACAACCGTTGATGAAAAAGCTGCAACTAGACATATAAAAAGCTGCAAACGGTCATTGGCATGAACGTCCGACAAGGTACTCGCGTTTGTTGGCTCTATAAGGACGGCGACCGACGGCGAGGACGTTTGGCGAGAGGGGCGATGGAAGAAGGACCCTCGACCGCCGGGGGAAGGGGAGGGAAGGGGTGGGGAGCGTCGTTGCGTGTTGAACGAGGATGGTCGGCAAGGGGCTCGCGTTCATGGCTCGAGGTTGTCGACGAAAGAGGAGATCTGACGATCAAAGGATCCTCAATCTGACGGCTACGCTGCGACCGACACGAGTGTTCAGGTCGGCGCGCCGACGCCTagtaatacccagatgtattttgcTTGTGTTACTAGCAAGACATAACCATTAAATATAGTTTGCATTGATTCATTTACTAAAAGATGACGTGTCCAGTTTAGTTCCCGCAGAATATTGTCAAGCATAACCACCTGATCATTTGCATCAAGGTCCTTTATGGTGAAGAACTAATACATGTTCCGAATGACATCAAAGATGGTGTAGGCCTGGTGGGAGGTTTTACCTAGCATCTACCTTCATCAATCTAATCATGTCCAAACTCTGCCTGGTTAGAGAATCGCAAATTCGCAATAGGGCCctcagagcatctccaacagtcgcGCTATATAAGTGCCACGCTAAAAAAGTAGTCATTTTAGCGCGCGCGCCATCGTTCCGGGTGCTCCAGCCGACACGCAAAAACCACGCGCGCAGCATATGTAATTCATCGCACGGGAGGAAGCGCCATCGCGCGTCGCTTATTTGCTCCGTCCGCTCCCGCGGGCTGAACTCTCGAGCGCTCGCGCGAAACTCCACCTACCCATCTAGCCGCGCCGTCGTCGCCGTCCGCGCCACCCCATTTCTCCGGCGACTGTTCCGACGCTTCCGTGGTCTCTCCCCACGCGGCCGCgacttcctccctctctctcatcaGCGCCGTCCATCGCGCGCGGCAGTCCTCCGACGAACAGCGCCCGGCCTCCCACTGCCGCTTgacgcccgcaaggtgttcgacaaaaggcccgcaaggtatgtattgcttctAACTTCACATTTTTACATGAATTTTGGTGCATGTTGTTTATAGCCTAGTTTTGAACATTTTAGATGAGTTCGGCATATGATTCTTCCGAAGAAAAttttgatatggaagaggaggaggatcttgtaatgatcctagctatgcacatcaataaaaaaccaaagcacggtggttcggttatgggtcggccGAAAATTTGGAGGGATAGGGTTGATGCCCACAACATATTGATGAGGCACTATTTtgtggagaatcccacataccccGACTCGTACTTTCGTCgtcggtttaggatgagcaccgagttgttcaggcacattgcagagaaactagcgagccatgaccAGTTTTTTCAACAGAGGAGGAATGTTGCCGGAGAGCTTGGGCATAACACCTTTCAGAAGGTGACAaccgctttgcgtatgttggcatacggtattcccgctgatctagttgatgatcacttggccatgggtgagagccaagccatgatgtgtgtcaagcgcttcgcattcagaattgtgcaagtgtttggcccGGAGTACCTGGGATctcacttttggaaatatgccctagaggcaatgataaaatagttattattatatttcctgtttcaagataatcgtttattatccatgctataattgtattgaatgaaaacataaatgcatgtgtggatatatagacaaaactatgtccctagtaagcccctagttgactagccagttgatcaaggatggttaaggttttctgaccatatgcaaatgTTGTcacgatgactggatcacatcattgggagaatgatgtgatggacaagacccactgacattttgttgctattgttttctgcgtgtcaagtattcattcctatgaccatgagatcatgtaactcactgacaccggaggaataccttatgtgtatcaaacgtcgcaacgttactgggtgactataaaggtgctctacaggtatctcctcaaGTGTCCGTTGAGtcagcatggatcaagaccgagATTTCTCActctatgtgacggagaggtatctcagggcccactcggtaatacaacatcacatacaagccttgcaagcaatgtgactaaagtgttagtcacgagatcttgtattacggaacgagtaaagagacttgccagtaacgagattgaaataggtatagggataccgacgatcaaatctcgggcaagtaacataccgaaggacaaagggaatggtatgcgggattatatgaatccttggcacaaaggttcaaccgataagatcttcgtagaatatgtaggatccaatatggacatccaggtcccgctgttggatattgaccggggagtgtctcaggtcatgtctgcatagttctcgaacccgcagggtctgcacacttaaggttcggtgacgttcggtatagttgagttataggtgttggtgaccgaaggtttgttcggagtccaagatgagatcacggaggtcacgagggtttccgaaatggtccggaaacgaagattgatatataggattgtttcatttggcctctggaaagatttcaggcattaccgacagtgtaccgggagtgacgaatgggttccgggtttttaccggaagggggccacccacccgggagtgaacctaatagcccatgggtggcacaccagcccttggtgggatggtgaggccagcccaagtggactatttcggccaaggaaagaaaatcaaggagaaaaaaaaggaggtgggaaggaaggaagggactcctccttcccaaaccgaattggagttggagtccttcctcctccactcggccgacgccctaggggctctcttgagccccaaggctagcccctcccctcctactatatatactagaggttttagggtttttgagtcacaactttgccacgtgcaaccctaaacctctacttcgtagttcttcctctagatcggttttctgcggagctcgggcggagccctgcaagaatagatcatcaccatcaccggcgcgccatcacgctgccggagaactcatctacttccccgtctctcttgctggatcaagaaggcggagatcgtcatcgagctgtacgtgtgctgaacgcggaggtgccgtccgttcggtgctagatcgggatggatcatgagacgacggtgatttgaatcacgaagttcttccactacatcaaccgcgtttcttaatgctttccgcttagcgatctacaagggtatgtggatccgatctccctctcgtagatgaacatcaccatgataggtattcgtgcgtgtaggaaaaaaattcccatgcaacgttccccaacagtggtatcagagctaggttcatgcgtagatgtaatatcgagtagaacacaaaagtttttgtgggcgttgatgttcaatttgatgccctccttagtcttttctcgattcggcggtattgttggattgaagcagcccggaccaaccttactcgtacgcttacgagagaccggtttcatcgactaacatgcaacttgttgcataaagatgattggcgggtgtctgttttttcaaatttagttgaattggttttgaccgaggcggtccttggagagaggttaaatagcaatttgcacatcacggttgtggttttgcgtaagtaagatgcgatcatactatatacccatgatagccacataaaacatgcaacaacaaattagaggacgtctaacttgtttttgcagggtatgcatgtgatgtgatatggacaaagacatgatttgatatattggatgtatgagatgatcatgttgtaatagttaaatatcgacttgcatgtcgatgctacggcaaccgacaggaaccataggattgtctttaaactaaggtttgtgtttgcagatgcgtttactatattgctaggttgtagttttagtagtaatagcatagatagcacaacaacctcgatggaggcacgatgatggagatcatggtgtggcgccggtgataatgaagatcatgccagtgctttggtgatggagatcaagaagcacaagatcatggacatatcatgtcacttatgaattgcatgtgatgttaatccttttatgcaccttatcttgcttagaatgacggttgcattataaggtgatccctcactaaatttcaagataaaattgtgttctccccgagtgtgcaccgttgcgacatttcgtcgtttcgatacaccacgtgatgatcgggtgtgatagagtcaacgttcacatacaacggtgcaaaacagttgcacacgcggaacactcgggttaaacttgacgagcctagcatgtacacacatggcctcggaacacaagagaccgaaacgtcgagcatgaatcgcatggtcgatatgattaacatagagatgtttaccactggaactacactcaactcacgtgatgatcggacttgagttagtgaaatttggatcatgccacactcaaataactagaggaatgcctatttgagtgggagtttgttagtaatatgattagctaaactctaattgtctggaacatagtctaagtacactttgcaatatttttatgttgtagatcaatggctcacgcagtagcaaccctgaatttcaatacgtttctagagaaagctaagctgaaagatgatggtagcaactttgtagactaggctcataatctgaggattatcctaccagctgggaaaaagaattatgtccttgatgcagcgctaggagatgaaccacccgctacgtctgaacaagatgttttgaacgcttggcaagcatgtaagaaggactactcagtagtttaatgtgcagtcttgtatggcttagaaccgagacttcaacgatgctttgaacatcatggagcatatgagatgttccaagagttgaagtttatctttcagaaaaatgtccggatcgataggtatgagacctccgataaattctatgcttgcaaaatggaggagaattcgtgtgtcagtgaacatgtgctcaaaatgtctggggtactcaaaccgtctagctgagctgggagttgaactcccgcaagaggctatcactaacataattcttcaatcactatcacctagctacaagagctttgtgttgaactataacatgcaagggatgaacaagtcacccgacgagttatttgcgatgtgaaagtcgcagagtcaaaactccggaaagaacatcaagtgttgatggtcaataagaccactggtttcaagagaaacggcaaaggcaagaagggtaactccaataagagcggcaaaactgttgcccctacgacgaagaaacccaaggctggacctaacccGGAAACAGAGtgatattattgcaaggggatgggtcactggaagcgcaactgccccaagtatttggctgataagaaggcgaccaacgccaaactaggtatatgtgatatacatgttattgatgtgtacctaaccaactttcgtagtagtgcctgggtatttgataccggttttgttgctcacatttgcaactcctcgtagggactgcggaataaacgaaggctggcaaaggatgaagtgatgatgcgcgtgggaaatggttccaaggtcgatgcaatcgtcgtcggcacagtctcacttcagttaccatcgggattagttatgaacttaaataattgttatttagtgcctgtgttaagcatgaacattagatctggatcttgtttattgggagacggttactcatttaagtcagagaataatggttgttctatttttagagtaatatcttttatggtcatgcacccaatgtgaggggtttgttcatattgaatcttgattgtgatgacacacatatccataacattgagaccaaaagatgtagagttaacaatgatagtgccatctttttgtggcactgccgcttaggtaatattggtgtaaagcgcatgaagaaactccatgttgatggacttttggagtcacttgattttgaatcacttgacacgtgcgaaccatgcctcatgggcaagatgactaagactccgttctctggaacaatggagcgtgcaagtgacttgttggaaatcatacataccgatgtgtgcgggtcaatgagtgtggaggcacgcggcggatatcgttattttctcaccttcactgatgatttgagtaggtatggatatatctacttgatgaagcacaagtctgaaacatttgaaaagttcaaacaatttcagagtggagttgaaaatcattgtcacAAGAAATTAAGTTCCTACGATTTGATCGAGGggacgaatatctgagtttcgagtttggtgctcacttaaaacaatgtggaatcgtttcacagttgacagtgcctggaacaccacaacgtaatggtgtgtccgaacgtcgtaatcatactttgttagatatggtgcgatctatgatgtctcttaccgatttgccattatcgttttggggttatgcattagagatagatgcattcactttaaatagggcaccgtcaaaatccgttgagacgacaccatatgagctatggcatggaaagaaaccaaagttgttgtttcttaaagtttggtgatgcgatgcttatgtcaaaaagtttcagcctgaaaagctggaacccaaagcggaaatgtgcatcttcataggttacccaaaagagacagttgggtacaccttctatctcagatccgagggcaaagtgtttgttgctaagaacggagctttttttgagaaggaatttctctcgaaagaattgagtgggaggaagatagaacctgatgaggttgtggaacctctgctccaacaggatggtggcgcagggcagagagaaatctttgtcgaggcaacaccagttgaggaggaagctaatgatgatgatcatgaagctttggatgaagttactatcggacctcgcaggtcgacaagatcacgtactgctcctgagtggtacgggaatcctatcttatctatcatgttgttagacaacaatgagcctgcgaattataaagaagcaatggtgggcccggattccaacaaatggctagaagtcatgaaatccgagataggatctatgtatgaaaacaaagtgtgaactttagaagtattacctgaaggtcgcaaggctattcagaacaaatggatctttaagaagaagacggacgcggacgctaatatgaccgtttataaagctcgacttgtggcaaagggtttttcacaagttcaagaagttgactacgatgagacattctcaccggtagctatGCTTAATTCCGTCCCaatatgttagcaatagctgcatttttcgattatgaaatctgacagatggatgtcaaaacagcgtcccttaatggttttcttaagaaagaattgtatatgaatgctaacaaagtacgcAAGCTCTAGCGGTCCATTTATGgaatcgtgcaagcatctcgaagttgaaataagcgctttgatgaggtgatcaaggcgtttaggTTTATACAaactgttggagaatcttgtatatacaagaaactaagtgggagctcattagcgtttctaatattatatgtgaatgacatattgctgattggaaacaatgtggagtttttagagagcgtaaaggattacttgaacaaatgtttttcaataaaagacctaggagaagttgcttacatattaggtattaagatctgtagagatagatcgaggcgcctaataggagtttcacaaagcacataccttgataaagttttaaagAAGTTTAAAATGAAGCAATCCAAGAAGAGGTTCACGCATGTGACGGTAGACACATGCGCGTACTGTGTCCACAACTTAGAGATCTTTTTACGATCGCACTGTGTCCACAACTTAGAGATCTTTTTACGATACGCGTGCAACCCTACCGCAAGGGACCTTGACGGTAGGTTGTTATACCCCGCCGCCAAGGGCGTCGACGATAGCAAAAGGGTCAGATTCGATTATTATTTTCAAGCAGAGTCAGATCAGGTTTAACTTTCAGCAAAGGGTCAAAACAACAAATTTGGCCAACTTACAAATCATCGAGGGACCAACTTTTTACTAACACGTACACCTGAATATATTATGTGTCAGCACATTCAAGCATTATAGAAGGAAAACAATTATATAAATGGCAAGCGTCAAATGGCAAGCGTCAACATACGCAACCAGCGTCACTCTCTGGAACCAATTTAGTTCAAAAGATGATGTGTCCAGTTTAGTTCCCGCAGAATATTGTCAAGCATAACCACCTGATCATTTACATCAAGGTCCTTTGTGGTGAAGAACTAATACATGTTCCGAATGACATCAAAGAGGGTGTAGGCCTGGTGGGAGGTTTTACCTAGCATCTACCTTCACCAATCTAATCATGTCCAAACTCTGCCTGGTTAATTTAGAGCCTGAGCATCGCAAATTCGCAATAGGGCCCTCACACCTGCCAAAAACAAACATGCTCGCTAATAGTTCAGTGCACACGCATTGGCATAGAGCAACATAGTCCTTCATTGTGTCGGAAATACTGATTCTTCATGCTACATAAAGCTACTTGTTCAACAAATTGTGTGCTATTATCACTATATATGTGTGATTTAATTAACTGCTAGTACAATGCACCATTCATGCTTGATATTCTGAAGCTTGGGGAGTAAGAGAACAGAACCAATCATAACTAGCAGTGATACAATTCAAACAATGAAAAAGAAGCCCATTTCGCATTCAAATTCATTTCCTGGTTAGGACAAAAATTAGGCATAAGATGGTGAAATGTCCTAGTTCGGTACCAGTACCTGAGCACTTAAAGCGTATCCATTGGGTTACAGGTGCATCAAGACTTACAGAGCCAAGGGAAAAAACAGCTAATTAATATGTAGACTTGAACAGGGTAGCTATGCGGTTTTCAGTTGCATCTGACTTGTACAGAACCAAGGGGGAAAACAGCTAATATGTAGACTGGAAGAGGGAGGTACATGGTCTCCATTTATATATGCACTGTTGCACTCCTTTGCTTGGCTCAAGGCATCGGTACAAATCTTTAAAAACAATACAAATGCTTCCATATGTCAGATGATAATAAAGGATGGTgttaagtactccctctgtaaactaatataaaagtgtttagattactagattagtgttctaaatgctcttatattagtttacggaggtagTACTTATAAGTTACAAAAACTAAGAAAAAAAGGGGGCATAGAATTTCAAAGCAGCTAGAGttgtttgttttatttcaaaTCAGAATATAGCAGCTATTACAAAAGTAAATTTAATCCAGTGAAAGTAGGGAGAATATATAACACCCTTATCAGAAGGCGTAGGTCCAACCTAGACTAGCTTGTAACTGAATAAAACTAAGTGAAGCTTCAGGTGTACACCCTTTCATCAATTAGACTAGCAAAGTTAACAGAGAAGCCCAATGTATATACTCAAAGCAAGTCCCCCTGATCAGTCCAACAGCTGAGTAGAGTAAACTTCCTTCCAGCTGACCAAGCTTCCAGTTCCAAAGTGAGCTACTAGGTGTTATGCAAGTCTGAAGCCTACATAGTATGGTGAAACTTCCCGTTGGATTTTTGCACGGACGATTGAGCTAGCATTTTCTGAAGAAAATAACCACTGGAAAAAAATATGCAGCTGaaattgttttgttttatttcaaagcAGAATATAGCAGCTattacaaaagtaaatgcaatccagtgacagaagggagaaTATATAACACCCTTATCAGAAGGCATAGGTCCAGCCTATTGACGGAGGATGCACAGGCTCTTGGGCACATGCGCAGCCTTATctttcatgatgaagaacttgcagCGAAGATACCCTAGGCCCGCGACCTCTCCTTGCACGTCGAACTTGACCTTCCCCACGACCTGAATCTCGCTCCAAAGCAAGTTGCGCACCTCCTCTCGCAGCACGGAGGCGTCTGCCTTGGCCTCCACCTCCAAGGTACCAACACTGCCAATGCCCCGGTCGCCGTAGACGCAGAAATCTGGCACTTGAGCCCACGCCAGGATCATGTCATGGTAGGAGACGTGCAGTAACGAGTTGCCTCCTCCGCTGCAGCGCCGGTAGGTTTGTGGTGTCCGTTCGAAGTCCAACACAAGGCGGAAAGCCGGCGAAGTCGGCGGAGAGGCACCGGGATCAAGCCCACTTTTTCCTATAAGTCGGAGGAAGATATCGCCAACGCCAGGTGGTTGGTCCTCATTGAAAACTGCGATCCCAACCAAGCAGCAGAAGAAAATTGCTAATGTAAAGACGAAGACACACAAGACGAATGGTCCGCGGTTCTTGGGGTCAAACGGGTTGCGATCAGGACAACCATGTTTGGACTTGGCACGTCGCCCGTTGGGATGGTTGTCGTCAAGATTAGCCCCGTCTTTGCAAGCGGGGGTAGACATGACCCAAATTATTGGTCAGCAGCTGTGTTTGCACCTTGATAGAATGTCAAGGTTAATAGTTTTCCGATAGCTGCACAATAAACACGAAGAAGAATATAAGCAAGACATTTTTTGTGTTGTTTGGTTCACCAACTGAACATAAATGGTTTGAAATTACACTGGCATTCAAAGACTAAAAAGGAGAGATGTGGTAGCGGTAGCCGAGGACTCTGACATATACTCCTACTGGACTCAGCTTCAGTGCCTTTGAAGAGCCAAGGCACAGAGCGCCTTAGCCTACAAAATCTGCCACTCAATTCTACATTGGATGCACAGGATTGACTGAAACCAAAATACACCCAGACTTGGTAGTTTTCAGGAGAGACAGAGGCGGGGCGAGGTGTTTTTGCACGCAGGTGGGATAGAGTTCTCCTGAGCCGCTCGACGGAGGTGAGGGTTTGACAGGCGAGCTCACCGAGGAGAGAGAGGAAGTCATGCcgccgtgagagagagagagagagagagagattgaagagCCGCTCCCCCACAGAGGAGAGGGAGCAGGGCCTCGCACCGCATCCACTAGAGAGCGAGCAGGTGCCACGGCGAGGGGTGAAGGTCGTGCCGCCACAGAGGCGAGGGATGATGGTCGTGCCGCACCGGTGGATGGCAGTCCGCTCAATCTTCCCCTCGATTTCGCTATGAATCTGCAGCCACTCCAGCCAGAGGTAATTCCGATTTTAGTTCCTGCAAGCGTTGCATCTGCGTCCCTCGAGGCACCAGTCAGAACAGACACCCGTCAGATATGACCCTGCTACCAGCAAACGACCAACCCACACACTGGCAAGCTCAAAGTGACCATGATTTCTACAGATTTCATGCATTCCGAattcacgcacacacacacacacacacacaccggcAAGTGCAGCTATAAGTTCAGAAGAAGTTCAGATGGTCAGTTCTAATGTGACTTTTAGTAGTTCGTAGTACACAGCACAAGGCTGTGCAATTTGTAGTGTTCTTTCACCAGTAGTAAAATTTGTATGATCAGTATACACATATGTACAGTACACAATATAAGGCTGTGCAATGTGTAGTAATTCTTTCTTTATTAGTAATCTTTCAACTTTCCATCTACAAAATTTGTTATTGTTCTGCAATTTGATCAACTGATTATACATGTATGGCAGATAAATTTGGTGGTGTACAATGGCACAATCTGTAAAGGGGATGCCTCAAGTTGGCATGTTATTTAAAGGTTCAGAGGCTTGGCTATTTTGGAGAGCATATGGTGGTCGTGCTGGCTTTGATGTGAGGaaaaggtacaaccatgtgagcaAATTTGATGGTAAGGTAACCTCTTGCAAATTTGTTTGTGCCAATGAAGGCCGTCAGAAAAAAGGGCAGCGAATTGAGTCATGTCAGGTTTTTCAGTGCATATTGTTAGATTTTTCGAACACCAGTGAGCTAAGTGAGAGCCGAATGACCAGCAAACTAACAACCTGGTCTTTAGCATCAAATATTTTGTGTGAAAAACTTGAGGCTGGAGAGTGCCTAGTGCCATCGCTGCTGCTATTCCTCTGTCTCTCCTGATGACTACCAAGTCTGTGTGAGTTTTGGTTTCAGACAATCCTGTGTGTCCCATGTAGAATGAGTGGCAGATATTGTAGGCTAAGGCGCGGCTCTGTGCATTTGCTCCTCAAAGGCGCTGAAGCCGATTCCCCTCCACTCATACTACAACTCCAGCCGGCAGTGGCG
This region includes:
- the LOC123397709 gene encoding uncharacterized protein LOC123397709, producing the protein MSTPACKDGANLDDNHPNGRRAKSKHGCPDRNPFDPKNRGPFVLCVFVFTLAIFFCCLVGIAVFNEDQPPGVGDIFLRLIGKSGLDPGASPPTSPAFRLVLDFERTPQTYRRCSGGGNSLLHVSYHDMILAWAQVPDFCVYGDRGIGSVGTLEVEAKADASVLREEVRNLLWSEIQVVGKVKFDVQGEVAGLGYLRCKFFIMKDKAAHVPKSLCILRQ